A genomic window from Salvelinus alpinus chromosome 10, SLU_Salpinus.1, whole genome shotgun sequence includes:
- the LOC139532182 gene encoding bromodomain adjacent to zinc finger domain protein 2B-like isoform X7 → MESGERLASPAPPTARTSSPAASSSSSSSSSPAPHSKSSLAPSPAASLGSTLSTSGRLYGAMSDQQPYTLSSAFPLVSHPAFGLYTTSSGRPEFGGLGSLGSLGSLGSLGMSAALAAHPQLSALTEWWRAAEAHSRGAAAFLPPFLGLPTMFTPHIQQNHSPLQAPSRTPSKNGQTPKGVNGAVNGSGVCSPTMQGSYSMNASPSLGASQAVKGPNSKAKGPRSSPHSQSHTAELQLEKVPRKPKDKKPSKKPAEVAGVSDSESGSSSDSSSDGAISSDLEDLGGEEDDDDDDDDDDEDEEEEGKSEAWNSEKEKARRTKKKMKIGTLSSGMKEAQDNRNSLPHSLPSDPPTLVPSQHSPFTLSQSFPLSLQTSRPREEGLQQHLSVIQSTGLAASSKPLALLTQPRRETSPSPVSASPIPLITSPKGRTTASPKPPKLLPSSPQHPPLSLCSSSKPLSVPSLARSVPLASSPQSFPLLTSPMANSQQPKPLKTPGSGKASKRKLLEESLSQINEFRLKQSLLSQGQTFPAAQPKKQQGHKTSRKAAGVTSSSLPPPKLSSSESPCGGGRSTKLPPAPLPLPPPPQNNHSNLFLSSALLGLAAHPNGVIQSTTAQDAPLALITKPRKDSNKDLSGAGASLSLPVNLSTGGRVHSASSQGPPARPATSPSPTTARGPRKIKAPKAPKLQAPNLQVQAHALAPMAAWKGLSQSHLVQSLVDLFRGAEAGLPGLPGLPSSKDSDDSVEDDDDDDDDDLDDLEDDEEDSDDSLSDSDSNSDSDKDVSGGKLKDPKLKLPSSGSASKREKTPLKLTKGHASLLSDSTNHTAASCSPLNLQVIKTPNIVTSSSALAYHSSPSSSYSLVTPPGAGKRKRVMDEQELRIPLELGWQRETRIKSASGKMQGDVAYYAPCGKKLRQYPDVVKGLQWSLLKDEDVIPHILAMDGRRGRPPNSERQRGAEGGKGSRRRKGRPPNVGEGLGLGAEVPSPSEAKLLRKLEAQEIARQAAQMKMMRKLEKQAMARAAKDARKQQVSLSAIMAAEERRKQKEQMKLIKQQEKIKRIQQIRLEKEMRAQQILEAKRRKKEEVANAKIMEAEKRIKEKEMRRQHAVILKHQELERHRLDMVWERERRRQHGMLMKAVEARKKAEERERLRQEKRDEKRLNKERKLELRRLELEIARELKKPNEDMCLADHKPLPEFFRIPGLILPGGAVSDCLMLMQFLRGFGKVLGFDVGVDVPTLGMLQEGLLNVGDSMGHVQDLLVRLLSLAVCDPGLPPGHKTKTMLGDHLTNVGINRDNVSEVLQMYMGAHCGQTELAELALSLKTKAFQAHTPAQKASILGFLANELACSKSVVSEIDKNLDHMTNMRKDKWLIEGKLKKLRTIHAKRTGKRDASMGGEEAQPLGTPSSGLKRKRKAGAESDDDDDEDEDSDDLADEDDEEEEEEMKKAKKVETCDEDDGDQSTSVEELEKQIEKLAKQQHQVRRKLFEASHSLRSMMYGQDRYRRRYWVLPHCGGVFIEAMESGEAAGELEKERERRRRAAAGEVHIKEEPQEEEVQKKKPGGVGGEERSVYTPVGSEEGKEEKKGSPNLFLLYPASLSKLTTLLDVAKDVAKETREAKADPRPKYNGSPRPPSVTTTTKTAPPSDPTNNASLPALPTSPCASTAPNLPCEEAKPGYLTSTSSPSSFSSLLSPPPQLFSPMKTSTLAPNPPQLQYLPSDQLLRVLTERSGHWFSLLPRSPCDDTSLTTSPSPGPSPLQSSPLPSSSLTRPRSPPASPALPLTPSAASASASPHHPAGFINYPLSALQVKAGGSLLSLSAFCGGWPSGMLSPSQLPFCSSPLPGHSGLSSLEGSANAPPSVSSKSESPVPPGEKLSSTVPSPAMMEVPKHSDHPTPRPIPEEMLSGWWRVSDIEELRSLVGSLHSRGTREKGLHRQMHKYMELIPQVCTKHRDAAMIELCELEESQVSVESVRGWCVEEQAMEMDIAVLQQVEELERKVTTASLQVKGWMYPEPQSEREDLVYHEHKPLPKHQPAAGGAGDKDQPEDKADHKAGGVVRHADNPLDIAVTRLADLERNIERRYLRSPLGTTIQIRLDNVGAIGTVTVPAPSSSAEREGGEEEVAHGMKVWRKALSDVRSAAQLAMCLQQLQKSIAWERSIMKVYCQICRKGDNEDLLLLCDGCDKGCHTYCHKPKITTIPEGDWYCPACISKASGPSPKNKKPPSKPVAGGGGKKPTAAEAKRNGKQAGNSNGNVEMSEDDSASANSTPKKGGGAKEPPSRKRKGEESPAPSQAPPTPQTPSQESPVVCVKRAKTARDNNRDLGLCRVLLAELERHQDAWPFLNPVNTKGIPGYRKVIKKPMDFATIREKLISSQYQNLETFIIDVNLVFDNCEKFNEDNSDIGRAGHNMRKFFDKRWTELLKQIN, encoded by the exons GTCGTTTGTATGGGGCGATGAGCGACCAGCAGCCCTACACGTTGTCAAGTGCCTTCCCCCTGGTCAGCCACCCAGCTTTCGGCCTGTACACCACCAGCTCAGGACGCCCAGAGTTTGGAGGCCTGGGGTCATTGGGGTCCCTGGGTTCTCTGGGGTCCTTGGGGATGTCTGCTGCCCTGGCCGCACACCCCCAGCTGAGTGCTCTGACAG AATGGTGGCGAGCAGCAGAGGCCCACAGTAGGGGGGCAGCAGCCTTCCTCCCCCCGTTCCTGGGCCTCCCCACAATGTTCACCCCCCACATCCAGCAGAACCACAGCCCCCTGCAAGCCCCCTCCAGGACCCCCAGCAAAAACGGACAGACCCCCAAAG GGGTGAACGGGGCAGTGAACGGAAGTGGGGTCTGCTCCCCAACCATGCAGGGGTCTTACTCCATGAACGCGTCCCCATCCCTGGGTGCCTCCCAGGCTGTTAAGGGCCCCAACTCCAAGGCCAAGGGCCCCAGGAGCAGCCCTCACAGCCAGAGCCACACAGCAGAGCTACAGCTGGAGAAAGTACCCCGCAAACCTAAGGACAAG AAGCCCAGTAAAAAGCCAGCAGAGGTCGCTGGGGTCAGTGACAGCGAATCAGGCTCTTCCTCGGACAGCTCCAGCGACGGAGCCATCAGCAGCGACCTGGAGGACCTCGGAGGGGAAGAGGACGACGACGATGATGACGACGACgatgatgaggatgaggaagaggagggcaaGAGCGAGGCGTGGAACTCTGAGAAGGAGAAGGCGAGGCGGACGAAGAAAAAAATGAAG atCGGGACACTAAGCTCGGGCATGAAGGAGGCCCAAGACAATAGGAACAGCCTGCCCCACAGCCTACCCTCCGACCCCCCCACCCTGGTCCCCTCACAGCACTCCCCCTTTACCCTGTCCCAGAGCTTCCCCCTGTCCCTCCAGACCTCCCGGCCCAGGGAGGAGGGTCTCCAGCAGCACCTCAGTGTCATCCAGTCCACGGGTCTAGCAGCCAGCTCCAAGCCCCTTGCCCTCCTCACCCAACCCCGCAGGGAAACCTCCCCATCACCCGTCTCTGCCTCTCCAATCCCCCTCATCACCTCCCCCAAAGGACGCACCACAGCCTCCCCCAAGCCGCCCAAGCTTCTGCCCTCCTCGCCGCAGCACCCGCCCCTGTCCCTCTGCTCTTCCTCCAAGCCCCTGTCGGTGCCCTCCCTGGCCCGCTCTGTACCCCTGGCCTCCTCGCCTCAATCCTTCCCTCTCCTCACGTCGCCCATGGCCAACTCCCAGCAGCCCAAGCCTCTGAAGACACCTGGCAGTGGGAAGGCTAGTAAGAGGAAGTTGCTGGAGGAATCACTCTCTCAGATCAACGAATTCAGGCTCAAACAG TCTTTACTCTCGCAAGGCCAGACGTTCCCGGCGGCGCAGCCCAAGAAGCAGCAGGGTCACAAAACCTCTAGGAAGGCTGCTGGGGTGACGTCATCCTCCTTGCCGCCCCCCAAGCTGTCCTCCTCGGAGAGTCCGTGTGGTGGTGGCAGAAGCACCAAGTTGCCCCctgctcccctccccctcccccctcccccccagaaCAACCACTCCAACCTCTTCCTGTCCAGCGCTCTCCTGGGCCTGGCTGCCCACCCCAACGGAGTCATCCAAAGCACCACCGCTCAGGACGCGCCGCTAGCCCTTATCACCAAGCCCCGCAAAGACTCCAACAAGGACCTCTCTGGGGCAGGGGCGTCCCTCTCGCTGCCCGTCAACCTCAGCACCGGCGGAAGGGTCCACTCGGCCTCCTCTCAGGGCCCCCCGGCGCGGCCCGCTACCTCACCCTCACCGACCACGGCCCGGGGCCCCAGGAAGATCAAGGCCCCCAAGGCCCCTAAGCTCCAGGCCCCTAACCTCCAGGTTCAGGCCCATGCTCTGGCCCCCATGGCAGCCTGGAAGGGCCTCTCTCAGAGTCACCTGGTGCAGTCTCTGGTGGACCTGTTCAGAGGGGCCGAGGCCGGCCTCCCAGGTCTCCCCGGTCTCCCTAGCAGCAAGGACTCGGATGACTCTGTTGAGgatgacgacgacgacgacgatgATGATCTGGatgatttggaggatgatgaggaggactcGGATGACAGCTTGTCAG ATTCTGACAGTAACTCGGACAGCGACAAGGACGTCTCCGGTGGCAAACTGAAGGACCCGAAGCTGAAGCTGCCATCGTCAGGCTCCGCCTCCAAGAGGGAGAAAACCCCACTCAAGCTAACCAAAGGCCACGCCTCCTTACTGAGCGACTCAACCAATCACACAGCCGCCAGCTGCTCCCCGCTCAACCTGCAGGTCATCAAGACGCCCAACATCGTCACCAGCTCCAGTGCCTTGGCCTATCACagctctccttcctcttcctacTCCCTGGTCACGCCCCCAG gcGCAGGGAAAAGAAAGAGGGTGATGGATGAGCAGGAGTTGAGGATACCTCTGGAGTTGGG CTGGCAGAGAGAAACGCGGATCAAGAGCGCGTCCGGGAAGATGCAAGGCGACGTGGCGTACTACGCGCCATGCGGGAAGAAGTTGAGGCAGTACCCAGATGTGGTGAAG GGTCTGCAGTGGAGCCTGCTGAAGGACGAGGATGTCATCCCTCATATCCTGGCCATGGATGGCCGGCGGGGACGGCCCCCCAACTCAGAGCGCCAGCGCGGGGCCGAGGGGGGAAAGGGCTCCCGGAGGAGGAAGGGCCGGCCGCCCAACGTGGGAGAGGGTCTGGGGTTGGGGGCAGAGGTGCCTAGCCCCAGCGAGGCCAAACTCTTACGCAAACTGGAGGCCCAAG AGATAGCCAGGCAGGCGGCCCAGATGAAGATGATGAGGAAGCTAGAGAAGCAGGCCATGGCCAGGGCAGCCAAAGATGCCAGGAAGCAACaag TCTCTCTTTCAGCCATCATGGCGGCCGAGGAAAGGAGGAAGCAGAAGGAGCAAATGAAGCTCATCAAGCAGCAG GAGAAGATCAAGCGTATTCAGCAGATCAGGTTGGAGAAGGAGATGAGGGCACAGCAGATCCTGGAG GCTAAACGGAGAAAGAAAGAAGAGGTTGCGAATGCCAAAATTATGGAGGCAGAGAAACGAATAAAG GAGAAAGAAATGCGAAGACAGCATGCAGTCATTTTAAAGCACCAG GAGTTGGAGAGGCATAGACTAGATATGGTATGG gagagggagaggagacggcAACATGGGATGCTCATGAAGGCGGTGGAGGCTCGCAAAAAAGCAGAG GAGCGCGAGCGCTTGCGGCAGGAAAAGAGGGATGAGAAACGCCTGAACAAGGAGCGGAAATTGGAGCTGAGGAGGCTGGAACTGGAGATTGCCAGGGAGCTGAAGAAGCCAAATGAAGACATGTGTCTGGCCGATCATAAG CCTCTTCCAGAGTTTTTCAGAATCCCTGGCCTGATCTTGCCGGGGGGTGCGGTGTCTGACTGCCTGATGCTGATGCAGTTCCTACGCGGCTTTGGGAAGGTGCTGGGCTTCGATGTGGGGGTGGACGTACCCACCCTGGGcatgctgcaggagggcctgctCAACGTGGGAGACAGCATGGGACACGTCCAGGACCTGCTGGTCAGACTGCTCTCCCTGGCCGTGTGTGACCCAGGACTGCCCCCAGGACACAAG acCAAGACCATGCTGGGGGACCATCTGACCAACGTGGGCATCAACCGGGACAACGTGTCGGAGGTGCTGCAGATGTACATGGGGGCCCATTGCGGGCAGACTGAGCTGGCTGAGCTGGCCCTCAGCCTGAAGACCAAGGCCTTCCAGGCCCACACCCCCGCCCAGAAGGCCTCCATACTAGGCTTTCTGGCCAATGAGCTGGCCTGCAGCAAGAGTGTCGTCAG CGAGATCGACAAGAACCTTGATCACATGACCAACATGAGGAAGGACAAGTGGCTGATCGAGGGCAAACTCAAAAA gTTGAGGACCATCCATGCCAAGCGGACCGGGAAGAGAGATGCCAGCATGGGAGGGGAGGAGGCCCAGCCCCTGGGTACGCCCTCCTCTGGCCTCAAACGCAAGAGAAAGGCCGGAGCAGAAAGCGACGACGACGATGATGAAGACGAAGACAGCGATGACCTGGCCGATGAAGatgacgaggaagaggaggaggagatgaagaaGGCGAAGAAAGTGGAAACGTGTGACGAGGACGATGGGGACCAATCAACTAGTGTGGAGGAGCTGGAGAAACAGATAGAGAAGCTAGCCAAG CAACAGCACCAGGTGAGGAGGAAGCTGTTTGAGGCGTCCCACTCCCTGCGCTCCATGATGTACGGCCAGGACCGGTACCGCCGGCGCTACTGGGTTCTGCCCCACTGCGGAGGGGTCTTCATCGAGGCCATGGAGAGCGGAGAAGCTGCGGGGgagctggagaaagagagggagaggaggaggagggcggcAGCAGGGGAGGTGCACATCAAGGAGGAGCCGCAGGAGGAGGAGGTGCAGAAGAAGAAACCTGGGGGCGTCGGCGGGGAGGAGAGGAGCGTCTACACCCCCGTGGGGtcagaggaagggaaggaggagaagaaaggtTCTCCCAACCTTTTCCTCTTGTATCCGGCCTCTCTCTCCAAACTGACCACGCTCCTCGACGTCGCTAAGGACGTTGCCAAGGAAACCCGCGAAGCCAAGGCAGACCCCCGCCCCAAATACAACGGCAGCCCCAGGCCACCGTCTGTTACCACGACAACAAAAACAGCACCACCATCCGATCCCACCAACAACGCCTCTCTGCCCGCCTTACCTACAAGCCCCTGTGCGTCGACGGCGCCGAACCTGCCGTGCGAGGAGGCCAAACCCGGCTACCTCACCTCCACCTCATCcccctcctcgttctcctccctTCTGAGCCCCCCACCCCAGCTTTTCAGCCCTATGAAGACCTCcaccctagcccctaaccctcCACAGCTCCAGTACCTCCCCAGTGACCAGCTCCTCAGGGTCCTGACAGAGAGGAGCGGTCACTGGTTCAGCTTGCTTCCCCGCTCCCCCTGTGACGACACCTCCctcaccacctctccctcccctggGCCCAGCCCTCTCCAGTCCTCCCCGCTGCCTTCCTCCAGCCTCACCCGGCCCAGGTCTCCCCCGGCCTCCCCCGCCCTGCCTCTCACCCCCTCGGCAGCGTCGGCCTCAGCCAGCCCCCACCACCCAGCTGGCTTCATCAACTACCCTCTGTCAGCCCTGCAG GTTAAGGCTGGAGGGTCGTTGCTGAGTCTCTCAGCGTTCTGCGGTGGCTGGCCCAGTGGAATGCTGAGCCCCAGCCAGCTACCCTTCTGCAGCAGCCCCCTGCCAGGCCACTCGGGCCTCAGCTCCCTGGAGGGCAGTGCCAACGCGCCGCCCAGCGTCTCCAGCAAGAGCGAGTCGCCCGTTCCTCCCGGCGAGAAGCTCTCGTCCACGGTGCCCTCTCCCGCCATGATGGAGGTGCCCAAGCACTCGGACCACCCCACACCACGGCCCATCCCCGagg agaTGCTGTCAGGCTGGTGGCGGGTGTCAGACATTGAGGAGCTGCGCTCCCTGGTGGGGTCCCTCCACAGCCGGGGAACCAGAGAGAAGGGCCTGCACCGACAGATGCACAAATACATGGAGCTCATCCCACAGGTCTGCACCAAGCACCGAGACG CGGCCATGATAGAGCTGTGTGAGCTGGAGGAGAGCCAGGTGAGTGTGGAGTCAGTGCGGGGGTGGTGTGTGGAGGAGCAGGCCATGGAGATGGACATCGCTGTGCTGCAGCAGGTGGAGGAGCTGGAGAGGAAGGTCACCACCGCCAGCCTGCAGGtcaag GGCTGGATGTACCCCGAGCCCCAATCAGAGAGGGAGGACCTGGTCTACCACGAGCACAAGCCCCTCCCCAAACACCAACCAGCGGCGGGCGGCGCTGGCGACAAAGACCAACCGGAAGACAAGGCGGACCACAAGGCAGGCGGCGTGGTGCGTCACGCGGACAACCCTCTGGACATAGCGGTGACGCGATTGGCGGACCTGGAGAGGAACATCGAGAGAAGGTACCTGAGGAGCCCCTTAGGTACCACCATTCAGATCAGGCTGGATAATGTGGGGGCTATCGGTACCGTCACTGTCCCCGCTCCCTCCAGTAGTGCTGAAAGGGAAGG GGGCGAGGAGGAGGTGGCCCATGGGATGAAGGTGTGGAGGAAGGCCCTGAGCGACGTCCGCAGTGCCGCCCAGCTGGCCATGTGTCTCCAGCAGCTCCAGAAGTCCATCGCCTGGGAGAGGTCCATCATGAAAGTG TACTGTCAGATCTGCAGGAAGGGTGACAACGAGGACCTGCTCCTGCTGTGTGACGGCTGTGACAAAGGCTGCCACACGTACTGTCACAAACCCAAGATCACCACCATCCCCGAGGGGGACTGGTACTGCCCCGCCTGCATATCCAAG gCGAGCGGCCCATCTCCCAAGAACAAGAAGCCGCCGAGCAAACCGGTGGCGGGTGGAGGCGGGAAGAAACCCACCGCTGCCGAGGCCAAGCGGAACGGGAAGCAGGCCGGCAACAGTAACGGTAACGTGGAGATGTCAGAGGACGACTCGGCGAGCGCCAACAGCACCCCGAAGAAAGGAGGAGGAGCGAAAGAGCCCCCCAgcaggaagaggaaaggagaagagagtccCGCCCCATCCCAGGCCCCGCCCACACCCCAGACACCCAGTCAGGagagccctgtggtgtgtgtgaagAGAGCCAAAACAGCCAGAGACAACAACAGAGACCTGGGTTTGTGcag GGTGCTCCTGGCTGAGTTGGAGCGGCACCAGGATGCCTGGCCCTTCCTCAACCCCGTCAACACCAAGGGGATCCCTGGGTACAGGAAGGTCATCAAGAAGCCCATGGACTTCGCCACCATCAGAGAGAAGCTCATAAGCAGCCA GTATCAGAATCTGGAGACTTTCATTATTGACGTCAACCTGGTTTTTGATAACTGTGAAAAGTTTAATGAAGACAATTCAGACATCGGGCGAGCGGGACACAACATGAGGAAGTTCTTTGATAAGAGATGGACAGAGCTTCTCAAGCAAATAAACTAA